Part of the Natrinema caseinilyticum genome is shown below.
AAGCCGGTTGATGACTGGCCGTCGTCGATATTCAACCGTACTGTAGACAGGCGTTGAACGTGTCTGGCGCGTCGGATTGCGGTCAGCGACCGGCTGCGTCCGTCACTCGCCCGGTCGAAAGCACCGAGAAGACGCGGATCCGCGAATTGAACGCTACGTTTTTACGAGACAGAAGCTTCGAACCGATGTGGGACGATATCAGCCAGGAATTCACGATTCGTTCATCAAGTGTGATACGCCACGGTGTGGTGCGAACAACGCTCCGGAGGGATCCGCCGAGTACGACACGGACTGCTGGCGATGTGGAGAACCACTGGGTGGGAAACCCGAACTCGGGGACACCGTCGCCGTCGATATCGTCGACGAGAAGTCCGATGGAACGCTCGTCTGCAAAACCGAGAGCGGATTCGTCCTCTTTCTCGAGGCAGAGACGTCGGCGATCGAAGCGACCGTTCGCGTCACGTCGATCGACGAAACGTACGGCGAGGCAGAACTGGTCGAAACGGATCCGTGACGGCGACAGACGATCGTCTATCACACGTTTCTTCGAACCGAAGAAAAAGCGTCATCGGTTGTCCGGCCATGCTAATTAGAGAGTCGCATCAGATAGCCGCCCTTTCGACGCGGCCTCGTTCGGCGATCGCTCTCTGCTCGTTCGTTCGACCGGAACGCCTCTTCGGTTGGACATTCTGATTAGTCTAACCGGTTAGGCTATCCGACAAGCTGTTCCAGGTTCATCCGAGTCGCTTCTGTATGAGACTCGATCGCT
Proteins encoded:
- a CDS encoding TRAM domain-containing protein; amino-acid sequence: MGRYQPGIHDSFIKCDTPRCGANNAPEGSAEYDTDCWRCGEPLGGKPELGDTVAVDIVDEKSDGTLVCKTESGFVLFLEAETSAIEATVRVTSIDETYGEAELVETDP